The Solanum dulcamara chromosome 6, daSolDulc1.2, whole genome shotgun sequence genome contains the following window.
TGAAAATGAGGTTGTTGATGAGCTGGAGAAAATTATTGTCGCCGCCGGGGGTGATGGTCGGAAAGACGACGGAAAGTTGCAGTTTCCGGCGGTGTTCGTCGGAGGAGAGTTGTTTGGTGGTTTGGATCGGATTATGGCGGCTCATATAACCGGCGAGTTGACTCCTGTATTGAAAAAGGCTGGAGCCTTGTGGCTTtgagttttttctcttttctttttttctttctgttccaatttatatgaaataatttgtattttgggacagagggagtagTAGTTTTCGACTAATAGTTGAAGTAAaattcttttcctttctcttctgtctctacttttttttttttttttttaatttggcgTTGGGAAATAAATCAAATTTGGGAGATATGGAAACTAAATTCTCGAATCTTGAAATTAGTTTACTTAATGTAAGATTAGTTAAGTTAGAATCAATTTTATAATTTGGGGTTACAATTATGAATGATTTTCCACACGATTTCATTTTAAAGCTCGATTAATTTTCATGTAGAAAGTTTTTACTATCAATAGAAAAAACTCTATCCTCAGACTTAAACCTGTTAAtatattgaaatttgaattctgaTCCCTATAATTGGCTTGTGGCTTATGTTTGGCTTCTGAGAAAAATGCCCGTTACTGGTTGTATTTGATCTAGTTTCCTAATTAGTTACTATCTCAGTTTCAATTTAGGTGAACCTAATTACTTTTTATTCGcatttcacaaaaaaataaattagaagtaACTTTTTTCTCTGATCACTTAGCAACAACTTTatcaattaataaattaaaaacataTTAAGTCTATTTATTTAAGTTGACTAGTACTTCTTCATGGGTCTACTCTTAAATAGTGTCATGAGTTACGTTTTCCACAACGCTGTCTGCCAAACTAAAATAGAAGGaaggaaggaaaagaaaaccTAACAAACACTTtcaaatcaataataataaaaagcaAGTACGGGAGGAAACAATTAACGATGGATGAAAAATGAGCCCAGGTCAACTTTTATGGGAGacaataaacaaattattttctaatttcAAATTAAGTTGGAGtcgaatatataaattttttcaGTTCCAATGGGTGAAAATGAGCCCAGGTCAACTTTTATGGGAGacaataaacaaattattttcCAATTTCAAATTAAGTAGGagtcaaatatataatttttttcggTTCCAATTGATTGATCAAATGTCAAGAGTAAAATTGCAATTGTTTGAGGCTATTAACTTTTGTTAAGACTAAacatataggggtttaggactTTGGACCAATGGAAAAACATTTTTCGCTTGGTTGCTGGTTAAGAGTTACACAAAGTTCAGTTGCGGAGGATTTAGTTATTCTATTTTCTATCTtgcaaaaataatacataattttttttttctgcaTTAACATGAGCTGTAGAAGGCTAACAGTCAGAATTAGATAATTTGTGCTGCGCTTTGGAGTTTAACATGGAAAAATAACTTCCCAATCTTGGGTTCAGTTACAATGCGTCAAACCATGAATCAAAATCATCGATAATTTGAGACTTGGAGACAGGTTGAGAAGCAAAGGATGTATGACCAGCAATGGAGTTTACCTCATTAGGTAGCGAATGGTCGTTTTTGTTAGTCACAGTGGATGTTTCTTTGAGAAGGTCATCCAGTGTATCGTCCAAACTGATATCTGATATGGCAGGTTTGGCCAGATCACGGCCTCTCTTGGGCTGGGTGGAGACCTCCTGCATAGATGAAGTCCCTTCTGATAATGGAGTTGGTGTTTCTGCTTGTGTCACGGGGTAAGGACGAATAGACTGGTCAGTTACAATTGTGGACTCAAAAATTCCAATCTCAGTGACTGAATCAAGAAGCATGTCCAGCTCTGCTTCTGCAGCTGCTGCCTTAAATGCAGACGAGAATTCAGAATGTTGATGCCTGTTTTCGTTGCTTTTGTAGACACTAGTGGAGGTTAATGAATTGGAGTCTATTTCGGCTGTTGAACTATTGTTTGAAGTTAGAACGTTGTCATGTTTCTCTTTAGCTGCTGGTTGCGACTCCTCAGCGCTCTGCCAGTTATGCACACCAAGTACATGTACAAGACTTTATTACAAGATAGTACAAAGAATCCTACAggagtacacaaaataaaattttacaaaaatattgatCATTCTTAACTATAAAGTACATGTTTGATCTTATCTTAGCAAGAAGGATGAAAAAGGTACAGGCTATTCCGAAAATATAGTATACTCCAAATGTGATGGATTTTGAAGGGACAGCCTAGAGTCACATACATCAAGGTCTCGAGCAGTCACTAAACATGACAACAACCAAAATTTTAGTGTTCACCACAAACTACAAATTGAAATGACGAATCGAGACAATGCTGGTTCAATTTGAAATGATAGTTTAGAAAGGCATCCTGTGACAGCAGAACATCCTAATAAACTGAGAAGGAACTATAGTTGACATACCAAAGAGACCAAACATAAGAAAACAAGGTTATTTTACAGAGCAAAGAGGATTTCTTTTGTGGGATAGCATATGCTACTATCTGCAATGAGCAAACAGTATTCTTTAGTAAAAGGCGAAATAAATAATTTGCTATGTGCTCATTGTGTGGCTGTGTAAGAGGAAGTTGCTTAGAACTCAAAGCCTCACAAAAAAGAATAGCTTGAGAGTCATGGAAGGATTGCTGTTAGTTAAACccagtgttatcaaaggtgAAAAGcacaaaaaagctctaaggtccattggggctttaagcgcagAGCATAAATAAAGTGTGgactttaatgaaaaaaggcgcaaagggagaaaaagatacaaatatatatgtttagtccaagaccaataattataaacatgaatgacaaatatatgaccaaagaaattgaacaaaaagtatgataaagtgaaatatcaattgtttagtgtcacttcttcaaaagaggctcattggcaagggaaagtttgccttagaaccttgatgaccacACAGAAGCACACATAAAGCGAGGCGAAACGCTCAACACTTTTTGAGCCTtgcttcagggcttaagcgcgcctttgacaacactggTTAAACCTCACTATAACTAGATCAGTAATTTGGATTCTCAAACCACCACAAAACAATAAAATGGCCCGACAGTCAAGGATGAAACCTCATAAGTTGAAACTCCAGTTATTTCAGTAAAATTGACTTTCATGCAATTCAGACACAAGATTTCTTTTCTCACAATCCTCACCCAATAATGAAACACACATACCCAATTTTACATGctaaataaaacatgaaatcattTTACGCCATTTTAGCACACTGAATTAGCAACATAATAAATTTTTGTGGAGTAGCTGCCTAGCTGGAGAGGAAACCACCTATTTTATTAGATGATTCATCTGCATCATATATGCTGGTGCAGTTTAATGCTTTTAGGTGCACTACCGTACGATAGCTCTGGACAGAAGGTCTAAAATTCATTTTAAGCTCAAAGCTCATTTTGCATGCCTTTTTGTTAAAACACACATTGCCACACCTTAATTAAATGAAATGCCACATGTTTCCAGTATATAACCATTAACCAACATTAAATTTTGGGAGATACAACATAGAAGGAAATCATAGATACATTACATACCAGTACCAAAGGAAGTAGATCTGGTTCAATGAAAAGCCTCTCTTGTAGACTTGCTCTTTCAACCTGCTCTGAAAGAGCTTGCAGATCAAGTGAAAGAAATGATGCCTGCAAATACAAGAGTGACATAGTTATCATTGAGTTGACCACATGGTAGCCTAGCAATCTAGATGGGGTACGTCaacatttaaggaaaataacaAACCAAATCACAAATCAGAGAAGGactagtttttttaaaaaaaaatggtgtAGGAGTAGCAATGAACAGATGCTATTGCTTCCCAGGAAAAAGGGATTAGACGTGCCATTAATATGATTTGCTATCAACACAAGCAATAGTTCACTTCAATAAACATCACCAGAAGAAAGACTAAACATATTATGTTAAGTGATATGGAATCATCAAGAATAGCTAGTGAGCAAGTATCTCACACATAAACACCTTTCTTGCCTTCATCAGCTGGATAGTCTTACTGTCAACTGATTGATCCAAAACGCATAACGCATGTCTAATTTGATAGTTCACTGAAAGACTGATGGATTTTTGCACTCATTTATAAGGCAGCTACACTAACGGTTAATAATTCTAATAATGCATAGTTAACTTAATGCATACAAGAAAAATTCTGACATATATTATCCTTTTTGTAAATAAGAGGAGTCATTGTATGGCAAGTTGGAAAATATTAGTATCGCAAAAGGTACATGTTATAGAGACATACAGTAAAGGAGTGGGTTTTCCTCAATATTAGCTTGATTTTGGAGGTTATGCAAATACACCCCTCCTTCAAATTACAACTTCTGTTTCTATTTGCTGCTTTCAGTGAATCAGCAGGGTCTGAGACTAACCCACCAACTATCAGGTGGATTGGATTCAAAAATAAGTCTTGGTGACTTATGAAGATATAAGTTTAATCCTTTAGGTAAATCTTGCCAGGAGTCTATCTGTATGGTCTGACATGCGTGTGGATTCCAGAATCAGGTTTAAAAAGGAAATCAGACCCTGTTGATTCACTGAAAGTAGGTTATATGGTCTGGAGGATGTTAAGGTATATATGTCTATATGAACTTATTCAAGAATCAGATTAAAAAGGTATGTATGTCACATGTTGGGAGTAAAAAGGCATCCAAAGAGGCTTAAAAAGATTTAGGTCACCTCATCAAGTGTCTAAAGTTTTGGGTAAGATGGTAAAGTATTTCACATGCCATTAGAGCTTGagttcaaatattatcatcagtCAAAAACTAAAATATCTTCATGTGCTGCTCAAAAAAGAAAACCAGCCTGCACTTCAGGAGGTTTGTTCAAGaccaaaacaaataaataaataaaagtatctCCCATCTAATAGCTTAAGACTTTTAAATGGGATCGCCACAATTCAATAGTGAGTATAGTAGCAAAAATCTGGCTGATATTGGTTACGGTTTTTTGTGAAGCCAAAGCAACCAATCACTAATCACATTTGTTAAGAAAGAGTAATTATGTTATGGCTGTGTTTGGGTGAGGGGATTTTGGGAAGCCAAAGTAATCTAAAAtcttttaatttcatgttgcaaggaatttttttttcccGGTATTACTAGTTTTTTTTCGATGTTATGTGAGAAGAGGATTATGAAGTGCCTCATACTTAAACAAATttgtttaaataataataatgtgaaaattatttttaacagACCATGATATCTAAAATAAACATTGATTATGTTTCTAAGTAAAAAGTGTAAGTAAAGAAATGTATTTGGTTGACCCGTCGTTCACAGTGTATACAAAGGTTAAGCAAGCAAAACATATCTTTTACAAAATCAAATTTGTCTGGGATCGGTTAGGGGTTTTTGGGAAGCCAAAGCAGTCTCCTTTAGCCTATCAAATATTAGgaaattaataatgaaaaatgataatcatgttttaaagaatTTAGTAATCAAGTGTTATTATGGCTGTGGTAGGGTGAGGGGATTTTGGGAAGCTAATGTAAGGCTTTAAATGGATTTTTCCTTTCCAATAAAGGTGTGGTCGTGTGGAGCAACCAACATTGGTTAGTAGTGGAACCCTTGGTAAAACGAGTAGTCTCCTCCATCCGGTTTGTCATCTTTCCTTCAGCTAAAAATGCATGGCATCCACAAACACTACTCTTGCCATACAAAACCTAACTTAACGAAAAATGGAAAGAACACCAACAAAAAAATAAGGGCGCAGACTGAAGAATCTTTGCCAGTGTCACCTCATGCTTTGGAGCGTCtttatacaacaacaacgaaAGCCcttgaaaagttgaaggaagACGTTAAGGGGATGATGGGCAGGCTTGTCAAGGATATGGATCATGACTACGTCAACAAGATCCTGTTGAACCCGACTCCACCGAGTCACTGACCACCATTTTTCAAATGTTCAAGAAGGTGTCCCCACCAGAGACCACTGCTTCTGCGGACCGAGTTGTTATCGAGATTTCTGCCTCTGTCAAGAGTCCCATGCTGTGAAGGTCAGCCCCAAATCAGTCACCAACTTCCCCGCCAGCTGCTCCAACTAGTGTTGGTTGTGGTTGTGGTTTACAGGGATGAACTAGATCAACAAGAAAAAAAGACGACTTGTGCTAGTTGGCCTGACAGCTAAGAAGGGAGGGTGGAAAAAGAAAGTAGATGTATATGGAACAcgttcatttttttaataaccGAAAAACGTCCTGTGTTAGTTGGCCCAACCTCAGTCACAAGTTTGAAGCACAGGAGGAGCCCACCCCTCTACCCTGACTACATTTAGTACCAGGCTCCAGTCAGCAATTCACACATCATGTATAGTGCTTCCTTACTACTGAACCAAAGCCCTCATGGCAACGGTGTTTCTGTATGTATAGTTTGGGTAATGAAGGAGATGATTCAGAATTATTTCAAAGGACAAATTGAACCAGTACATAGGCTCAAATAAAATTTCCTGTATTTTTGGCTTAAGGAGTAAGTGTGACATGTCAAATCTATATGACTTAGATACTTCACTTGATTCATCTGTACCCACTGATTAATGTGGATCCTGTGATAAATGTTGAGCTAAGTTCAAGTAACTATAAATATAATGAAGGGCTGTTTAAGGAATAAAATATTTGCTTACTTATAAGAAAGGTTACAG
Protein-coding sequences here:
- the LOC129893247 gene encoding protein ECERIFERUM 16; this translates as MDAKALAKSKRAHSLHLNKKHNLHHASKGSSAVSGTSAGDKKVSVKQVKEKPKPKLPSNWDRYEEQHSDSETATQEGTSNTSDVVEPKSKGADYAYLLSEAKAQFQYSSENVSFCDDILDDFYQGLGALLSAKGQSKLSWIAEDNFAMEDKAPPPTKASFLSLDLQALSEQVERASLQERLFIEPDLLPLVLSAEESQPAAKEKHDNVLTSNNSSTAEIDSNSLTSTSVYKSNENRHQHSEFSSAFKAAAAEAELDMLLDSVTEIGIFESTIVTDQSIRPYPVTQAETPTPLSEGTSSMQEVSTQPKRGRDLAKPAISDISLDDTLDDLLKETSTVTNKNDHSLPNEVNSIAGHTSFASQPVSKSQIIDDFDSWFDAL